Proteins encoded in a region of the Planococcus shixiaomingii genome:
- the infC gene encoding translation initiation factor IF-3, whose amino-acid sequence MSKDINVNEGIRARELRVIDQNGEQLGIKTRIEALEIASRVNLDLVLVAPQAKPPVARIMDHGKFKFEQQKKDREIRKNQKVIVLKEVRLSPTIDAHDFDTKLRNAIKFLEKGDKVKASIRFKGRAITHKEIGQRVLERFAEACAEVATVEQRPKMDGRSMFLMLAPKNEKE is encoded by the coding sequence ATTAGCAAAGACATTAATGTAAACGAAGGTATTCGTGCACGTGAGTTACGGGTTATTGATCAAAACGGTGAACAGCTCGGAATTAAAACGCGTATCGAAGCACTTGAAATTGCGTCTCGTGTCAACTTGGATCTTGTACTTGTGGCTCCTCAAGCTAAGCCACCGGTCGCACGTATCATGGACCACGGCAAATTTAAGTTTGAGCAGCAAAAGAAAGATCGCGAAATTCGTAAAAATCAAAAAGTCATCGTATTGAAAGAGGTTCGTTTGAGCCCAACGATTGATGCTCATGATTTTGATACGAAGCTTCGCAATGCTATCAAGTTCCTTGAAAAAGGCGACAAAGTAAAAGCTTCAATTCGTTTTAAAGGCCGTGCAATCACGCACAAAGAAATTGGACAGCGCGTCCTCGAACGCTTTGCAGAAGCGTGCGCGGAAGTAGCGACAGTTGAACAGCGCCCTAAAATGGATGGCCGCAGCATGTTCTTGATGCTTGCACCGAAGAACGAAAAAGAATAA
- the dnaI gene encoding primosomal protein DnaI, with amino-acid sequence MEPIRETMKRVVNAPAFSERYSEMRKEVLEHPGVQQFLEEHSAEIDKGIVDRSMGKLYEYIDQSHDCNKCPSLGECINHLKGFEPNLVLERETIGIAYTKCRLKTNADNKRQASSMIHSMYMPKEVMQATLSGFELDDSRMEAFRAVDAFLDEATGPDHLPEKGLFLYGKFGIGKSYLLSAIANELAEMRVKSVLVFVPEFMREMKQAIGDQTLQEKVDYVKKADVLMLDDIGAEAMSSWTRDEVLGTILHYRMAEKLPTFMTSNFSYSELQHHLTYSQRGEKEDLKAARVMERIRALTIPVKMDGRNRRT; translated from the coding sequence ATGGAGCCGATCCGTGAAACGATGAAACGCGTGGTGAACGCCCCAGCTTTTTCCGAGCGCTATAGCGAAATGCGCAAAGAAGTGCTTGAACACCCAGGCGTTCAACAATTTTTGGAAGAACATTCTGCGGAAATCGACAAAGGTATTGTCGACAGAAGCATGGGGAAACTATATGAATATATTGATCAGTCGCATGACTGCAATAAATGCCCAAGTCTTGGAGAGTGCATTAATCACCTTAAAGGATTTGAACCGAATCTGGTGCTGGAACGGGAAACAATCGGTATTGCTTACACAAAATGCCGATTGAAAACCAATGCTGACAATAAGCGCCAGGCGTCTTCGATGATTCACAGCATGTATATGCCAAAAGAAGTGATGCAAGCGACCCTTTCTGGTTTTGAACTTGATGATAGCCGCATGGAGGCATTCCGTGCAGTTGACGCCTTTTTGGACGAGGCAACCGGACCGGACCATCTACCTGAAAAAGGGCTTTTCCTTTACGGCAAGTTTGGCATTGGAAAATCTTATTTATTGAGTGCCATAGCAAATGAACTGGCCGAAATGCGTGTCAAGTCGGTTCTGGTGTTTGTTCCCGAGTTCATGCGTGAAATGAAACAAGCAATTGGCGATCAAACGTTGCAGGAAAAAGTGGATTATGTCAAAAAAGCGGATGTGCTGATGCTTGATGATATCGGTGCAGAAGCGATGTCCAGTTGGACGCGCGATGAAGTGCTGGGCACAATCCTGCATTACCGCATGGCGGAAAAATTGCCGACATTCATGACGTCGAACTTCAGTTATTCCGAGCTGCAGCACCATTTGACGTATTCGCAGCGCGGCGAAAAAGAAGACTTGAAAGCGGCTCGCGTGATGGAGCGAATCCGCGCGCTGACCATCCCTGTGAAAATGGACGGACGCAATCGGAGAACTTGA
- a CDS encoding DUF1294 domain-containing protein, whose protein sequence is MFLIILGYFTLLSVLAFVMMRIDKAQARKRGQRIPEKNLWTAAIFGGGIGAYLGMMMFRHKTKHTNFRVGFLLLAAIDVAIILWSYQAFNGG, encoded by the coding sequence ATGTTTCTGATTATATTAGGCTATTTCACTTTGCTATCGGTCCTGGCCTTTGTCATGATGCGCATCGATAAAGCGCAAGCACGCAAACGCGGCCAGCGCATTCCCGAAAAAAACTTATGGACAGCGGCCATTTTTGGCGGCGGCATCGGTGCTTATCTTGGCATGATGATGTTCCGCCATAAAACAAAACACACCAATTTCCGCGTCGGCTTTTTGCTGCTCGCGGCCATTGATGTGGCAATTATTTTATGGAGTTATCAGGCGTTCAACGGAGGATGA
- the rpmI gene encoding 50S ribosomal protein L35, with protein sequence MPKMKSHSGASKRFKKTGTGKVRRNRSHTSHLFANKSTKQKRHLRKGKLVSAGDLKRIKSLIYNMK encoded by the coding sequence ATGCCGAAAATGAAAAGCCACAGTGGCGCGTCAAAACGCTTCAAAAAAACAGGTACTGGTAAAGTGAGACGTAACCGTTCTCATACTAGCCACTTATTCGCTAACAAATCTACAAAACAAAAACGCCACCTGCGTAAAGGGAAACTTGTTTCTGCAGGCGACTTGAAACGCATCAAATCTTTAATCTACAACATGAAATAA
- a CDS encoding NERD domain-containing protein: MSKNNLSRTEALEAAIRRMPAHLPERGFLEKELYNITAGIRGEQRLQKKFIEFYSQEKYEIIWNISLSLGKWPIQMDGLLITSRVAIVIESKNISGELHFNNDTGEFYRLDSLYGKTVMDNPAIQIEKNIRFMKSWLREHAIELPVDGLLIFTAKQSELKSLPQNVRTCRTHQMIERLFEIINDYPTPTYTKISLLTIRKLIESKQTPYKQKPLTVQYSIQPHLFNTGIYCAQCRTPTIKRHRRTWRCEDCGLEDKEAPYQTVLEHFAFFGKPVSNKEVRTFTGIDDRHVIKRLLTELDLYREGVKRHRRYFLKKD, translated from the coding sequence ATGAGTAAAAATAATTTATCGAGAACAGAAGCGCTAGAAGCGGCCATCCGCAGAATGCCTGCACATTTACCAGAACGAGGTTTTCTGGAGAAAGAATTGTATAATATTACAGCAGGTATTCGAGGGGAACAAAGACTGCAAAAGAAGTTTATAGAATTTTATAGCCAGGAAAAATATGAAATTATCTGGAACATCAGTCTTTCTTTAGGCAAATGGCCAATTCAAATGGATGGGTTGCTGATAACAAGCCGAGTAGCCATAGTTATCGAATCTAAAAACATTAGCGGCGAGTTGCATTTTAATAACGACACAGGAGAATTTTATCGGCTTGATTCACTTTACGGAAAAACGGTGATGGACAACCCTGCGATACAAATCGAAAAAAACATCCGCTTTATGAAATCTTGGCTTCGCGAACATGCCATTGAATTGCCGGTAGACGGCCTCCTCATTTTTACAGCAAAGCAATCTGAATTAAAATCACTTCCTCAAAACGTTCGCACATGCAGAACTCATCAAATGATTGAAAGGCTCTTTGAGATCATAAATGACTATCCCACCCCTACGTACACAAAAATCTCACTTCTGACTATTCGTAAATTAATCGAAAGCAAACAAACTCCTTATAAACAAAAACCTCTGACAGTGCAGTATTCAATTCAGCCACATCTTTTTAATACAGGAATTTATTGTGCACAATGCCGCACGCCAACTATAAAACGGCACCGTCGCACATGGCGATGTGAAGATTGTGGTCTTGAAGATAAAGAAGCTCCGTATCAAACGGTGCTCGAACATTTTGCTTTCTTTGGAAAGCCGGTATCGAATAAAGAAGTAAGAACTTTTACAGGGATTGACGACCGCCACGTCATCAAAAGGCTTCTTACAGAACTCGATTTATATAGAGAGGGAGTGAAAAGACATAGAAGATACTTCCTGAAAAAAGACTAA
- the nrdR gene encoding transcriptional regulator NrdR, protein MKCPACQHNGTRVVDSRPVDENKSIRRRRECEACGYRYTTFEKVEEMPLIVVKKDGSREEFSREKVLRGLIRACEKRPVPLEVLEELVFTIEKDLRRIGNAEVKSEEVGEMVMEGLAAIDEVAYVRFASVYRQFKDITVFIEELKDLLKRNPEEKKSE, encoded by the coding sequence ATGAAGTGTCCGGCTTGCCAACATAATGGAACGCGCGTCGTGGATTCACGGCCAGTAGATGAAAACAAATCAATCAGAAGGCGCAGAGAATGCGAAGCGTGCGGTTATCGCTATACGACATTTGAAAAAGTGGAAGAAATGCCGTTGATCGTAGTTAAAAAAGATGGCTCCCGCGAAGAATTCAGCCGAGAAAAAGTATTGCGGGGACTTATCCGAGCGTGCGAAAAACGTCCGGTTCCTCTTGAAGTGCTAGAAGAACTGGTATTCACGATTGAAAAAGATTTGCGCCGCATCGGCAATGCCGAAGTGAAGTCAGAGGAAGTGGGCGAGATGGTGATGGAAGGGCTAGCGGCAATAGATGAAGTCGCATATGTCCGTTTCGCTTCTGTTTACCGCCAATTCAAAGACATCACGGTATTTATTGAAGAATTGAAGGATTTACTGAAAAGAAATCCAGAAGAAAAGAAATCCGAGTAG
- the thrS gene encoding threonine--tRNA ligase has translation MSDMIQLTFPDGAVKEFERGTTTEDVAQSISPGLRKKALAGKVGENLVDLKAPIAEDGEIAIVTPESDEALEILRHSTAHLLAQAVKRLYPDAKLGVGPVIENGFYYDIDTETSITAEDLPVIEKEMKKIINENLEIVRIDVSRAEAQERFAAIEDPYKLELLEAIPEDEQVSIYEQGEFFDLCRGIHVPSTGKLKEFKLLSVAGAYWRGDSDNKMLQRIYGTAFFKKEELKAHLDFLEEAKERDHRKIGKELNLFMNSQKVGQGLPMWLPKGATIRRIIERYIVDKEERLGYDHVYTPVMGSVDLYKTSGHWDHYQDDMFPVMQLDNEDMVLRPMNCPHHMMIFKQGIHSYRQMPVRIAELGLMHRYEMSGALSGLQRVRGMTLNDAHIFVRPDQIKDEFKRVVNLVIDVYKDFDIKDYSFRLSYRDPADKEKYFDDDAMWNRAQSMLKEAMDDLGIDYVEVEGEAAFYGPKLDVQVKTALGKEETLSTVQLDFLLPERFDLSYIGEDGKQHRPVVIHRGVVSTMERFVAFLIEEYKGAFPTWLAPVQIEVIPVSLDAHSEYARNLQEKMQDQKLRVDIDERDEKLGYKIREAQMQKIPYMLVIGDQELENGSVNVRKYGEQKSESMPFDDFLKMVQSELR, from the coding sequence ATGTCAGACATGATTCAATTAACATTTCCAGATGGAGCGGTGAAAGAGTTCGAGCGCGGCACAACTACAGAAGACGTCGCTCAATCAATCAGCCCGGGGCTGCGCAAAAAAGCATTAGCCGGTAAAGTTGGCGAAAACTTGGTCGACTTGAAAGCGCCGATTGCTGAAGATGGAGAAATTGCCATCGTCACTCCTGAATCGGATGAAGCGTTGGAAATTCTGCGCCACTCAACTGCGCACTTATTGGCGCAAGCGGTAAAACGCCTTTATCCGGATGCCAAACTTGGTGTTGGGCCGGTTATTGAAAACGGCTTTTACTACGATATCGATACAGAAACATCAATTACAGCAGAAGATTTGCCAGTAATTGAAAAAGAAATGAAAAAAATCATCAATGAGAATTTGGAAATTGTCCGTATTGATGTATCCCGTGCAGAAGCGCAGGAGCGTTTTGCTGCAATTGAAGATCCGTATAAATTGGAACTTCTTGAAGCGATTCCTGAAGATGAGCAAGTTTCGATTTACGAACAAGGTGAATTTTTCGATTTGTGCCGAGGCATTCACGTGCCATCGACTGGGAAACTGAAAGAATTCAAATTACTAAGTGTAGCAGGAGCGTATTGGAGAGGCGACAGCGACAACAAAATGCTGCAGCGCATTTACGGTACTGCATTCTTTAAAAAAGAAGAGCTGAAAGCGCATCTTGATTTCTTGGAAGAAGCGAAAGAACGCGACCACCGCAAAATCGGGAAAGAATTGAATTTGTTCATGAACTCCCAAAAAGTCGGCCAAGGATTGCCGATGTGGCTGCCAAAAGGCGCTACTATCCGCCGCATCATCGAACGGTACATCGTCGATAAAGAAGAACGCCTTGGCTACGACCATGTCTACACTCCGGTAATGGGAAGCGTTGACTTGTACAAAACAAGCGGCCACTGGGACCATTACCAGGACGATATGTTCCCGGTTATGCAACTGGATAATGAAGACATGGTACTGCGTCCGATGAACTGCCCGCACCATATGATGATTTTCAAACAAGGCATCCATTCTTACCGCCAAATGCCGGTCCGTATCGCAGAACTTGGATTGATGCACCGCTATGAAATGTCAGGCGCATTATCCGGCCTGCAGCGAGTTCGCGGAATGACGTTGAACGATGCTCATATATTTGTCCGTCCAGACCAAATCAAAGACGAATTCAAACGCGTCGTGAACCTTGTTATTGATGTCTACAAAGATTTTGACATTAAAGATTATTCATTCCGTTTGTCGTACCGCGACCCAGCCGACAAAGAAAAATACTTTGACGACGATGCTATGTGGAACCGTGCGCAATCGATGCTAAAAGAAGCAATGGACGATTTAGGAATCGATTACGTGGAAGTGGAAGGGGAAGCGGCATTTTATGGCCCGAAACTCGATGTTCAAGTCAAAACTGCGCTTGGCAAAGAAGAAACGTTGTCGACTGTCCAGCTTGATTTCCTTCTGCCGGAGCGCTTCGATCTTTCGTATATCGGGGAAGACGGCAAGCAGCACCGCCCAGTGGTTATTCACCGCGGAGTCGTCTCGACAATGGAACGCTTTGTTGCATTCTTGATCGAGGAATACAAAGGTGCATTCCCTACTTGGCTGGCACCGGTGCAAATCGAAGTGATTCCAGTATCACTGGATGCCCACAGCGAATACGCAAGAAACTTACAGGAAAAAATGCAAGATCAAAAATTGCGGGTCGATATCGATGAACGCGATGAAAAACTCGGCTATAAAATCCGTGAAGCACAAATGCAAAAAATACCGTATATGCTCGTCATTGGCGATCAGGAACTGGAAAACGGCTCTGTCAACGTCCGCAAATACGGCGAACAGAAATCTGAAAGCATGCCATTTGATGACTTCTTAAAGATGGTTCAAAGCGAACTTCGATAA
- a CDS encoding replication initiation and membrane attachment family protein, with product MTALYKELQPADSYKIRLPYPFSNYDRQLLTLLYQPMIGAEAIAFYLTLWAEGEAAKEETTHYTLMNLLGLPIAKIFEARIQLEAIGLLKTYRKDEEHRSFIYELCPPLDPKTFFADPLLSMFLFSKIGETAYRRARDRFLIQSEDMAGFQEVSRTFTDIYQPVHAKAGYPAEQPKLHERKRIGYDPDTEFDFDLLRQGLSEQLVPKRVLTATIKATIAKLAFLYSWGPLEMQKVILLAIDDDYTLSVEGIKRAASEYYKLTVATTAPTLAQVHKTEPELKATEPPKTKQDELLLYLESATPVEVLRDIANGNEPLPADVQLANQLVMQHGMEPPVVNVLLQYVLLRTDMKLTKAYVEKIASHWLRKKVTTAKEAMELARIEHAQYMKWKSEGSPAAASKSSSSNRKPVREEKLPEWFYQKDEVPAAKSQPANDKLEVEKQKLLAKLALRKGKGE from the coding sequence ATGACTGCACTTTATAAAGAGCTTCAGCCTGCGGATTCGTATAAAATACGATTGCCATACCCCTTTTCAAATTATGATCGGCAATTATTGACGCTTTTGTACCAGCCGATGATCGGGGCGGAAGCAATCGCTTTTTATTTGACCCTTTGGGCAGAAGGCGAAGCGGCAAAAGAAGAAACCACCCACTATACATTAATGAATTTATTGGGCTTGCCCATTGCCAAGATTTTTGAAGCGCGCATTCAACTGGAAGCGATTGGTTTGTTGAAAACGTATCGAAAAGACGAGGAACATCGATCATTTATTTACGAGCTTTGTCCACCTCTTGATCCAAAAACGTTTTTTGCGGATCCGTTATTATCGATGTTCTTATTCAGCAAAATTGGAGAAACGGCTTATCGCCGCGCCAGGGACCGGTTTTTGATCCAGTCGGAAGATATGGCCGGATTTCAGGAAGTGTCGCGGACATTCACTGATATTTACCAGCCAGTCCATGCAAAAGCGGGATACCCCGCCGAACAGCCGAAATTGCATGAGCGTAAACGGATCGGATATGATCCGGATACCGAGTTTGATTTTGATTTGCTGCGCCAAGGTTTATCCGAGCAATTGGTGCCGAAGCGCGTATTGACTGCAACCATTAAAGCAACGATTGCCAAACTGGCGTTTTTATACAGCTGGGGGCCGCTCGAAATGCAGAAGGTCATCTTGCTGGCAATTGACGATGACTATACCTTGTCTGTTGAAGGCATCAAACGTGCAGCATCGGAATATTATAAACTGACTGTGGCTACAACAGCGCCGACGCTTGCCCAAGTACATAAGACGGAACCGGAGTTGAAAGCAACGGAACCTCCGAAAACTAAGCAAGATGAATTGCTGCTGTATTTGGAATCGGCAACACCGGTTGAAGTGCTGCGCGACATTGCCAATGGCAACGAACCTTTGCCGGCAGATGTTCAACTGGCCAATCAGCTCGTCATGCAGCATGGCATGGAACCGCCCGTCGTCAACGTGCTGCTGCAATATGTTTTGTTGCGGACAGATATGAAGCTGACCAAAGCGTATGTAGAAAAGATTGCCTCGCATTGGCTCCGAAAAAAAGTTACGACGGCCAAAGAAGCGATGGAACTTGCACGCATTGAACATGCCCAGTACATGAAATGGAAGTCAGAAGGATCTCCGGCAGCAGCTTCAAAATCTTCTTCATCCAACAGAAAACCGGTTCGAGAAGAAAAACTGCCGGAATGGTTTTATCAAAAAGACGAAGTGCCAGCTGCAAAATCACAGCCGGCAAATGATAAACTCGAAGTGGAAAAACAAAAACTTCTCGCAAAACTTGCGTTGAGGAAAGGTAAAGGTGAATAA
- a CDS encoding dUTP diphosphatase: MKLQNLFAMQEDLDRFIQTNREVKEDVFRKKGLALLVELAELANETRCFKFWSTKGMSERSVILEEYVDSIHFLLSLGIEKGLDHLEMWPEAAEESDLTELFLGTFKAVQQFLAEPSMANYKEAWSWYGGIALAMEYGYDEVLDAYIQKNQTNYDRQNKGY, from the coding sequence ATGAAACTGCAAAATTTATTTGCCATGCAGGAAGACTTGGACCGGTTTATTCAAACAAACCGTGAAGTGAAAGAAGATGTCTTCCGCAAAAAAGGCTTGGCGTTATTAGTAGAACTTGCTGAACTTGCCAATGAAACGCGCTGTTTTAAGTTTTGGAGCACGAAAGGCATGTCAGAGCGATCTGTAATCTTGGAGGAATATGTCGACTCGATTCATTTTTTATTATCGCTCGGCATTGAAAAAGGATTGGACCATTTGGAAATGTGGCCAGAAGCGGCAGAAGAGAGTGATCTTACCGAACTCTTTTTGGGAACATTTAAAGCGGTGCAACAGTTTTTGGCGGAGCCGTCCATGGCGAATTACAAGGAAGCGTGGAGCTGGTATGGGGGAATCGCTTTGGCGATGGAATACGGGTATGATGAAGTGCTGGACGCCTACATTCAAAAAAATCAAACCAACTACGACCGTCAAAATAAAGGCTACTAA
- a CDS encoding sigma-w pathway protein ysdB, whose amino-acid sequence MAFLIRILVLALIIYLIYRFVSYLIDPRRKLDAAIKANTYYFYDDVRNPRKNFFIAYRGVLFEGEKYVGTEKSSTVMSIFAWTHESKKLTEFSKDDFLFLEQEIAKNYPQADINWKNPIEQLMKTGG is encoded by the coding sequence ATGGCATTTCTCATCCGCATCCTTGTATTAGCACTCATCATTTATTTGATCTACCGATTCGTCTCATACCTTATCGATCCGAGACGAAAACTTGATGCGGCGATTAAGGCCAACACTTATTACTTTTATGACGATGTTCGAAACCCTCGAAAAAACTTTTTCATCGCTTATCGCGGTGTACTTTTTGAAGGAGAAAAATATGTCGGAACCGAAAAAAGCTCTACCGTCATGTCCATTTTTGCCTGGACACATGAATCGAAAAAGTTAACAGAGTTCTCAAAAGATGATTTTCTTTTTTTAGAACAGGAAATCGCGAAGAACTATCCTCAAGCAGACATCAATTGGAAAAACCCGATTGAGCAGCTAATGAAAACGGGAGGATGA
- a CDS encoding M42 family metallopeptidase produces MSNLDETLVMLKELTDANGIAANERQPREVMKKYIEPYADSVETDGLGSLIARKEGLAGGPKIMVAGHLDEIGFMISQIDDKGFLKFQTVGGWWSQVMLAQRVTITTRSGKEVIGVIGSKPPHILSAEARNKPVDIKDMFIDIGASSREEAKEWGVTPGDMVTPYFEFNVMNNDKLLMAKAWDNRIGCAIAIDVLKGLKGQDHPNVVYGVGAVQEEVGLRGAKTAAAVIQPDIGFAVDVGIAGDTPGVTAQESNSKMGDGPQILLFDASMVSHRGLRELVLDTAEENGIPYQFETIAGGGTDAGSIHLTANGVPSLAIGVATRYIHSHAGILHRDDYENAVKLIIEVIKKLDKDTVARITYE; encoded by the coding sequence ATGTCGAATTTGGATGAAACACTCGTAATGCTAAAAGAATTGACTGATGCGAATGGCATTGCAGCAAACGAACGTCAACCTCGAGAAGTCATGAAAAAATACATAGAACCGTATGCTGATTCTGTGGAAACAGATGGCCTTGGGAGCTTAATCGCTAGAAAAGAAGGATTAGCAGGCGGACCGAAAATTATGGTTGCCGGACATTTGGATGAAATCGGTTTTATGATTTCGCAAATCGATGATAAAGGCTTTTTGAAATTCCAAACAGTCGGCGGCTGGTGGTCACAGGTGATGCTCGCACAGCGCGTGACAATCACGACTCGCAGCGGCAAAGAAGTGATCGGTGTGATCGGTTCAAAACCGCCGCATATTTTGTCAGCGGAAGCACGCAACAAACCAGTCGACATTAAAGACATGTTCATTGATATCGGTGCCTCTTCACGCGAAGAAGCGAAAGAGTGGGGAGTTACGCCTGGCGACATGGTGACGCCTTATTTCGAATTCAATGTTATGAACAACGATAAGTTGCTAATGGCGAAAGCGTGGGACAACCGCATCGGCTGCGCCATCGCAATCGACGTGCTAAAAGGCTTGAAAGGCCAGGATCACCCGAACGTTGTATACGGCGTTGGAGCCGTCCAGGAAGAAGTTGGCTTGCGCGGCGCGAAAACAGCTGCAGCTGTTATCCAGCCGGACATCGGTTTTGCAGTTGACGTCGGCATCGCTGGAGATACTCCTGGCGTAACTGCCCAAGAATCTAACAGCAAAATGGGCGACGGACCGCAAATCTTGTTGTTCGATGCTTCCATGGTATCGCACCGTGGCTTGCGTGAACTTGTTCTCGACACTGCAGAAGAAAACGGCATCCCGTATCAATTTGAAACGATTGCAGGCGGCGGAACAGATGCTGGTTCCATCCATTTGACGGCAAACGGCGTGCCATCACTTGCCATCGGAGTCGCAACTCGCTATATTCACTCGCACGCTGGCATCCTGCACCGTGATGACTATGAAAACGCAGTGAAACTAATCATCGAAGTGATCAAGAAGCTGGACAAAGACACAGTGGCACGGATTACGTACGAATAA
- the rplT gene encoding 50S ribosomal protein L20: MPRVKGGTVTRQRRKKVIKLAKGYYGAKHILFKVANQQVMKSGNYAYRDRRNKKRDFRRLWITRINAAARLNDISYSRLMHGLKLAGIDINRKMLAEIAVSDAVAFTALADAAKQASAK; encoded by the coding sequence ATGCCACGCGTAAAAGGTGGAACAGTGACGCGCCAGCGTCGTAAAAAGGTCATTAAATTAGCAAAAGGTTATTATGGTGCGAAGCACATCCTTTTCAAAGTAGCTAACCAACAAGTGATGAAGTCAGGTAACTATGCTTACCGTGACCGTCGCAACAAGAAACGTGATTTCCGCAGATTGTGGATCACTCGTATCAACGCAGCAGCTCGTTTGAATGATATTTCTTACAGCCGCTTAATGCACGGATTGAAACTTGCGGGCATCGACATCAACCGCAAAATGCTAGCTGAAATCGCTGTATCGGATGCTGTTGCATTCACAGCTTTGGCAGACGCTGCTAAACAAGCATCTGCAAAATAA
- a CDS encoding helix-turn-helix transcriptional regulator, translated as MLRNRVKELRARHSYTQSDLGKRVDVTRQTIAFIEKGEFSPSITLALKLAQALQTKVDELFWLEGEDENEK; from the coding sequence GTGCTCCGGAACCGAGTAAAAGAATTGAGGGCGCGGCACAGCTATACGCAAAGTGATTTAGGTAAGCGTGTGGATGTCACCAGGCAGACGATTGCGTTTATTGAAAAAGGGGAGTTTTCGCCGTCGATTACGTTGGCGTTAAAGCTGGCGCAAGCGCTTCAAACAAAAGTGGATGAATTATTTTGGCTGGAAGGGGAGGACGAAAATGAAAAATGA